The Bacteroidia bacterium sequence GTCTAAGCGAAGCAAAATTTAAAGCGCTAAAAGGTGCAGCCCAAGTTCAGTTTGAAAATAAGTATTATCGCAAAGACATAGGCTTTGAATTTTTGAATTGATTTTGACTTATTTTCAAACAAAATATGCTGACTTATGTACTAACAACATACATTTTTTGAATTCAAATCCAAATTTTTGTTGTTATTTTGGCTATATTTGCGTAAAGAACTATGAGCTTTGAACCACCTATCTACTGGTCAGATTACGAAGACATCGCCATGGCTTTATACGAACGTTTTGGCGATGAGTTCAATGAGTCTAAAATATACAGAATACGCTTTACAGACCTATACAAATGGGTACTGGAAATTCCTAACTTCAAAGGTGAACCTAAAGATTGTAACGAAGGACATTTAGAGAAAATACAAGCAGCATGGGTCTATGAATGGCGAGAAAATCAAAAGAAAAAATAGTATATGCTTTCAGAGAAAGAAACTAAGGAAATTCAGACATTGCTCTATTTGTTAGAAGATCCGTCCATTGCCGATGAGATAGAAAAGCACCTTTTAGAGCGCAAGGATTTACTCAAACAATACATTGCGCATACCCCCGATGCTTTACAAAACGTATACCTGCAAAGTATATTAGACAAGTTAGTTAGAGAAGAAGTTTTTACACAGTTTTCTGAATGGCTACAAAAAGGTTGTAAAGATATTTTTGAAGGAGCTATGTGGGTTACATTATACATGAACCCCCACATCGACACTAAATTTTATTTTGACTGTGTACATAAGTGGCACCAAAAAGTACTTTCAATTTTACCTGTTTATCCTACACCAATAGATATTGTCAGAAGTATCAATTTAGTTTTGTTTAAGAAGGAAGGATTTCATGGGGCTACGGAGAACTATCAGCACCCTGACAACAGCTACATGCACAGGGTAATAGATTTGCGTAGGGGGATTCCCTTATCATTATCTATCATTTATTTGAGCATAGCGCATCGTATGCGTGTGCCTATTTTTGGGGTTAATTTGCCTGCGCACTTCATTATGATATACAGAGATGCGAATGAAGAATTTTACATTAACGCATTTAATCAGGGCGTAATTTTTCATAAGTCTGAAATAGATGCGTTTATTCAAAATGCCCAGCTAACGCCTAAGCCTGAATACTACAATCCTTGTACGAATGTGGATATTATCAAAAGAATGTTAGTCAATTTGAGAAATAGTTACATTTCTATGAACAACATTGAAAAGTTGAACAAGTTAGAAGTATTTGCTCGTAGGTTTTTTCCTGAATACTTTATTTCTCCTCATGCGGATGAAAATCCTGAAGAAGAGTAATATGCTAGGTAGAACTATTCAAATGCCAAGCTTATAATTCCCCAAATACGTAACATTTTTTATTTTTGTGCGCTCACTTTATTGAATGCAACATGGCTGTCAAACTATTTAATAAAATACTAATTGCTAATCGTGGTGAGATTGCTCTACGCATCATACGCACTTGCAAGGAAATGGGTATTGCCACAGTAGCAGTGTATTCTACTGCGGATAGGGATAGTTTGCATGTAAAATTTGCAGATGAAGCCGTATGTATTGGACCTCCTGTAAGTAAGGAAAGTTATTTGAACATACCTAATATTATCGCCGCAGCAGAAATTACAAATGCCGATGCCATTCACCCAGGTTATGGTTTTTTAAGCGAAAATGCAGAGTTTTCTCGTATTTGCGCGGAGCATAATATTAAGTTTATTGGTTCACCCCCTGAGGTTATCAAAGCTATGGGGGACAAAGTAACCGCCAAAGAAACCATGCGCGCAGCAGGTGTACCTGTTATACCTGGTTCAGATGGATTGTTAGAATCGCTTTCAGAAGCCAAAAAAGTAGCTAAGAAGATAGGTTATCCTGTTATTCTCAAGGCTACCGCGGGCGGAGGGGGCAAAGGCATGCGAATCGTATGGAAAGAGGATGAACTTGCCGATGCTTGGGATAAATGCCGCATGGAAGCTAGTGCAGCTTTTGGCAATGATGGTTTATACATGGAAAAATACTTGGAAGAACCAAGACACATTGAAATACAAGTAATAGGCGACCAATATGGAAATGTTTCTCATTTGAGCGAAAGAGAATGTTCCATTCAGCGCAGACATCAAAAGCTGCTAGAAGAATGTCCTTCCCCTTATTTGACACCTGAACTTCGTAAAAAAATGGGCGAAGCCGCTGTAAAAGGGGCTAAATATGTCAAATACGAAGGTGCAGGTACCATAGAATTTTTGGTAGATAAATACAATAACTTTTATTTTATGGAAATGAACACTCGTATTCAAGTAGAACACCCTGTAACAGAAGAAGTTTTTGACTTTGACCTTATTAAAGAGCAAATATTAGTTGCCGCAGGTGAAAAAGTATCAGGAAAATTATACTATCCTCCCAAAAACCGTGTAGCCATAGAGTGCCGTATCAATGCAGAAGACCCTGCTAATGATTTTAGACCTTCCCCTGGTAAGGTTACTACTTTTCACGTTCCTGGTGGGCATGGAGTACGCGTAGACACCCATGTGTATGCAGGTTATGTCATTCCGCCTAACTACGATTCCATGATTGCAAAGCTGATTGTATCCGCTTTTACTCGCGAAGAAGCCATTGTCAAAATGGAGCGCGCTTTACAAGAATTCATTATTGACGGAATTAAAACTACTATCCCCTTCCACTTGAAGCTAATGCGAGATGAAAAATTCAAAAAAGGAGAATTTTCTACGAAATTCTTAGAAACGTTCAACTTCAAGGACTTAAACTAAAATAATGAATGTAAAAAGGCACTCTGTTGTAAATTTAGTATTGACATGGCTATGCGGGATAGGGATACTTTTGAGCTGCAATCCAAAAAAAAGTGAAAAAGTCCAAAAGCAAAAAGATACTTTGCCAAAGGAAAATTCAAAAGTCTCTCATAATCACTACAAAATAGACTTTGACACTACCAAAGCCCAAAGGACACCTTCGGGAATTATTTATGTTATTACTCGTGAAGGAACGAAACCTGCTCAAAAAGGTAAAAAAGCTTACATTCATTACACAGGTAGGTTTTTAGACAATCAAATTATTCACACTTCACAAGGTAAAGAACCATTTTGGTTTAGATTAGGTGCTAAGCCCAGCGTAGTTATACCTGGCATAGAAGAAGCTGTCATGCTGCTTAAAGAAGGAGGTAAGGGCAATTTTTTGATACCTGCTCAACTTTGCTACGGCAAAGAAGGTTACGATATTATTCCGCCTAATACACCTCTATATTATGAGATTGAGTTAGTCAAGTTGCAGTAATTTTTGAAAAATGGTTTTTTGTTGTGCGAAAATAGGAATACTGATTGAATTATTTAAGATTGTTTTAATTTTTTGGGCGTGTCCTTGTGGGCATTTCGCTTGCGCTCATGCCCACAAGGTCGGCGTGCTACGGGCTACGCTAACGCTTCGGTGCTACGCTACGCTTCGCACTGGGCTAACGCCCACCCTTCGCATGCCTCACGCAAGGGATCTCTGAAATAATCGTTTCTCTGTGTGTTATGCAAGGCTTTAGCTTGTAAGTAATTGTACTTCAAGCTTAAACAAGGTAAAGACATAATTGCACAGGTCATCTGCGTGAGGGGCATGGAGCATGCCGTTAGGCAGTACGAAGCGTTAGCGAAGTACCGAAGCGAAGCGTAGTGCGGAATGCCCCGACCCTTGCGCAGCAAGGGGCACGCCCAAAATATAATCATCCACTACACTAAAAAGTGGACTTTCTAAAATTGTTTGATATTTTTGCCGCAGTCTTTACATCAACATCAAAAATATGTCCACTATTAACGTAGGAATAAATGGCTTTGGGCGCATTGGTAGATTAGTGTTCCGTGCCTTACTAACCAAGCCAAATATCAACGTAGTCGCTATCAATGATTTGACCGATACAAAAACCTTAGCCCACCTTCTCAAGTATGACTCTGTACACGGTCGATTTAACGGAGTAATAAACATAGAACCTGATGCCATAATAGTAAATGGAAAAAAAATTTTAGTTTCCGCTCAAAAAGACCCCTCTCAACTTAAATGGAACGAAAAAGGTGTGGATATAGTGGTAGAATCCACAGGGCTTTTTACCTCTCGTGAAAAAGCAAGCCTACACTTGCAAGCTGGGGCAAAAAAAGTTATCATTTCAGCACCTGCCACAGGTGAAGTAGATGCCACAGTGGTATTAGGTGTCAATGACTCTGTGTTAACCCCAAACATGCAAATTATTTCAAACGCATCCTGTACTACTAACTGCCTAGCCCCTATGGCAAAAGTACTTCATGACACTTTCGGAATTGAAAGAGGATACATGACCACTATACACGCTTACACGCAAGATCAAACTTTACAAGATGCTCCTCACAAAGATTTGCGTAGAGCAAGAGCCGCAGCTTTGAGCATCATCCCTACTACTACAGGTGCAGCCAAAGCCGTGGGCTTAGTACTACCCGAACTTAATGGAAAGTTAGATGGTGTAGCTATGCGTGTCCCCGTTCCTGATGGCTCACTCACAGACCTAACCGCAGTCCTTAAACGCCCTGCAACCAAAGAAGAAATTAACGCTGCTATGAAACAAGCCGCAGAAACTACTATGAAAGGCATTTTAGAGTATAGTGAAGACCCCTTAGTTTCTGCGGATATAGTAGGCAATCCGCACTCCTGTATTTTTGATGCCCAGTCTACCGCTGTAATGGGCAATTTAGTTAAAGTAGTGGGTTGGTATGATAATGAATGGGGATATTCTAATCGTGTAGCAGATTTGATAGTTAAGATAAGTCAAATGAGCTAAGAGGTAGGTTTTAGGTGAGGTAGAGTTTTTAGTGTTTTTTTAATGTTTTTGTGCGCCCCCGCTTTCGCGGGGGCGCACAGCATAAAAAATAACCCACTATTACACTCAATTTTTTGTACTTAAAATTTAGTTCAAGTTGTGCCATTTGTATATCTTTACAAGCATGAAAGCAGCCGTATTAAGAGGTGTACACCAACCTGTACAAATTGAAGAAGTACCCATTCCCGAAATACAAAGCCATGAAGTATTGATTGAAGTCAAAAGTGCAGCTCTTAACCACAGAGATGTATGGATACAAAAAGGACAATACGCAGGCTTGAAATTCCCTATTATTTTAGGTTCAGATGGCGCAGGCATTGTCAGCCAAGTAGGAAATGAAGTTAAAAACTGTAACAAAGGACAAAGTGTTATTATCAACCCTTCTTGGTACTGGGGCGATAATCCCAAAGTACAAAGTAAAGCTTACCGTATCTTAGGCTTACCTGACAATGGTACGTTTGCAGAGTTTGTCAAAGTTCCATCGGAATTTGTTTATCCTAAACCTACGCACTTGTCATTTTCACAAGCTGCGGCTTATCCCTTAGCAGGACTAACAGCGTACCGAGCTACCATCACACGAGCTAACGTCCAACCTACTGAAAATGTTTTGGTTACAGGTATCGGAGGGGGAGTAGCTTTCTTCGCTATGCAGTTTGCTGTAAGCAAAGGGGCTAATGTATTTGTAACTTCAAGTAATGACGAGAAAATTGAGAAAGCTAAACAATACGGCGCTAAGGGAGGATTTAACTACACAGATTCAAATTGGGAAAAATCGGCTTTACAGCTAACAGGTGGTTTTGACGCTATTATTGACGGTGCAGCGGGGGAGGGCTTTAATAAATTGATAGAAGTTTGCAAACCAGGCGGGCGAATTGTTTTTTACGGCGGTACAACAGGAAACATCAATAACATTTTACCTGCAAAGGTGTTTTGGAAACAGCTCACTATTATGGGCAGTACAATGGGCAACACTCAGGAGTTTGAAGCTATGCTAGAAATGATTAACACTCATCAGCTTACTCCGTTGATCAGTCATGAGTTTAGCCTTTATCAAATTCAAGAAGCTTTTGACCTCATGAAAAAGGGCGGACAGTTTGGAAAAATTGTAATCAACATGTAGAGCTTACAAGCTCAATTCCAACGCAAAAAACTCTAACAAGTATTGCAATCCCTAAAAATTCTTTACTAAGTGCCCCAATTTTCTCTATCTAAACTGCGATACTGAATAGCTTCGGCAACATGCTGCGGTTTGATATCTGACGATCCTTCTAAATCTGCAATAGTGCGCGACACTTTTAAGATACGGTCATAAGCACGAGCAGATAGCCCTAACTTTTGCATGGCAGTTTTCAAAAGGTTTTCGCTGGTTTCATCTATACAGCAAATTTTGCGAACTAACGCACTGTGCATCTGCGCGTTGCAGTATATACCAGGCATATTCTTAAACCTTTCTTGTTGAATTTTTCTAGCCTTGACTACTCTTTCACGTATAGATTGACTACTTTCAGGCTTAACTTTGGAAGCCAAGTCTTTGAAAGGAACAGGAGTTACTTCAATGTGGATATCTATTCTATCTAATAGAGGTCCTGAAATTTTGCTCATGTATTTTTGTACTTGTCCTGGGGCGCATACGCATTCTTTTTCAGGATGATTGTAGTAGCCACAAGGGCAAGGATTCATTGCTGCCACTAACATGAAACTGGCAGGGAATTCTACGGTAAATTTAGACCTAGAAATAGTTACACATCGCTCTTCTAAAGGCTGACGCATTACTTCTAAAACCGTCCTTTTGAATTCAGGTAGCTCGTCTAAAAACAAAACACCGTTATGGGCTAAAGATATTTCGCCTGGTTGCGGGAACGCTCCTCCGCCCACCAAAGCCACGTCGCTAATGGTATGATGCGGGCTTCTAAAAGGTCTTATAGCTACTAATCCTTTTTTGTGATTGAGTTTGCCTGCTACCGAGTGAATTTTTGTTGTTTCTAAGGCTTCTTGTAAGGATAGAGGGGGCAAAATAGTAGGTAGTCTTTTGGCTAACATAGTTTTACCTGCGCCAGGGGCACCTATAAGAATGATGTTATGTCCGCCTGCGGCTGCTACTTCCATTGCTCTTTTGATGTTCTCTTGACCTTTGACATCGGCAAAATCTACGTCATACTCTTCTTGAGCTTGCTCAAATAAAGCACGCGTATCAAATACAACAGGTTCTACTGCTGCTTTACCATTTAGCAAATCCACTGCTTGGCGTAAGTTTTGTATTCCATATACAGTTACGTCATTGACAATAGCGGCTTCCCCTGCATTAACTTCGGGCAGTATTATTCGTTTGAAGCCTTTTTTTCTGGCTTCAATTGCGATAGGTAGTGCCCCTTTAATCGGTTGCAAGCTTCCATCCAAAGACAGTTCGCCTAAGATTAAAGTGCTTTCTAAGTTCTGTACTTCTACTTGTCCCGATGCTGCTAAAATACCAATAGCGATAGGTAAATCGTATGCAGAACCTTCTTTGCGTATGTCTGCGGGTGCAAGGTTAATTACAATTTTGTGTTTAGGTATTTCTAACTGATTGTTTTTCAATGCTGTAAAAATACGTTCTTTGCTTTCTTTTACGGCGTTATCGGGCAGCCCTACCATTGCATATCCAAAGCCTCCTCCCACGTTTACTTCTACGGTGATAGTGTATGCGTGTATGCCGTATATAGCACTGCTAAAAACTTTGACTAGCATATTTTTGTACAAAGATAAAAAAACTATCGGTATTAGATTTACAAGTCTTTTTAGGATGACTTGATTGATAATTTTTTGGGCGTGCCCTTGCCCACACTTCGCTTGCGCTTGTGTGGGCAAGGTCGGCGTGCTACGGGCTACGCTAACGCTTCGGTGCTTCGCTTCGCTCCGCACTGGGCTAACGCCCACCCTTCGCATGCCTCACGCAAGGGATCTCTGAAAAAGCCATTTCTCTGTATCTTATGCAAAGTTTTAGCTTGTAAGTACTTGTACTTCAAGCTCAAACAAGGTAAAGACATAACTGCACAGGCAATTTGCGTGAGGGGCATGGAGCATGCCGTCAGGCAGTACGAAGCGTTAGCGAAGTACCGAAGCGAAAGCGCAGTGCGAAATGCCCCGACCCTTGCGTCAGCAAGGGGCACGCCCAAAAAAATAATCTAATCAACTACTCTGTATCAAACTTTTGCATAATATTTGCTAAAATGAAGTTATGCTAAATGCAAAAGTCACCAAAATTAAGATAACACTACTCACTATACTTTTGAGCTTAACGGTGGCTTTTGCATTCGTATTTAACTTTCTAAAATCTCAATCTTTTCAAGAATATCAAGTTACCTTTTCAGGTACTTCACTTACTACTAATCACAATCAGACAAAACCTTATAGTCCATTACTTCCAATTCCTGAACAGTCCAAAGAAGAAAAAGAGCAGGAAAAAGAAGATTCCCAAAAACAGAATAAAGAAGGTTTAGCCAATACAATTACTTATTCGTTTTTTAATCAAAGTAAGTATGCTATTGTAAGACATATTGCTGTTGTATGCCGCAAAAAACATTCTAAACCTCCTCTTTTCATTTTATTTCATAGTTGGAAGTTTTTTGACTAAGCCCCTATGTAACCAATATTACCAAAGATTACTCCTGCTTTTTGCAGATTATGGTTTAGTCTGTATTTGCAAAATTAGCAAAATGTTCTCAACCATTTTATCCAAGTAAAAAAATACGTTCTATTCAAAACTTCCAACAGTATGAAAACAAATTTTCTTATTCTTATTACAGGTGTTACTCTGATTATATTTCAGAGTTGTCGGCATAAAGAGCATAAAAATGAAGCGTTAGTTAAATGTGTAGCCACTTATCCTGTAGTCAAAGATACTGTAATTGAGCATCCGTATGTTTGCCAAATACAAGCTGTGCAGCACATAGAAATACGGGCATTAGAAAAAGGCTACTTGCAAAATATCTACGTAGACGAGGGGCAATTTATTAAAAAAGGAACACTAATGTTTCAAATTATGCCTGCTTTGTACCAAGCAGAAACGCAAAAAGCCCAAGCTGAAGTCAATTTTGCTACAATTGAGTATCAAAACACAAAACGATTAGCGGACAGCGGGATTGTATCTAAGAATGAATTAGCTTTAGCCAAAGCTAAATTAGATAAAGCCAAAGCAGAATTAGAATTAGCCAAAACACATCTCAGCTTTACTGAAATCAAAGCGCCCTTTGATGGAATTATGGATAGATTTCATGTTAGGTTAGGTAGCCTAGTGGAAGAAGGTGAGCTTTTAACTACACTTTCAGACAATAGTAAAATGTGGGCGTATTTTAATGTTCCCGAAGCAGAATACCTTAACTATATCACAAGTAGAAAACAAAATAAAGAACCTGTTAAAGTCCGCTTAAAAATGGCAAACAATGAACTTTTTGACCAAGAGGGCATCATAGAAACGATTGAAGCAGACTTTAACACAGAAACGGGAAATATTGCTTTTAGAGCAGGTTTTTCAAATCCTAATCGAATTTTACGCCATGGTGAAACAGGTATGATTCTTATGCCTGTTCAGATTAAAAATGCATTGCTTATCCCTCAAAAAGCCGTTTTTGAGATATTAGATAAGAAGTATGTTTATACGGTGGATGAACAAGGAATTGTACATAGCAAGCTCATTAGTATAAGTGCGGAGATGCCTCACGTTTATGTTGTTAGCAAAGGTTTGACAGAGAGAGATAGAGTAATTGTACAGGGTATTCGCAAAGTGAAAAATAACCAAAAAGTACAATGCGAAATGCAAGATTTTTATAGCATTATCAAAAACCTTAATGAATTACATGCAGAATAAAACCTTTAATTTTTCAAGGACATGTTAAGCAAAATTCTTCAAAGACCTGTTTTAGCCATATCCATTTCATTAGTTATTTTGTTTTTAGGGTTTATTTCAATGAGCAGGTTACCTGTGGCACAATTTCCTGAGATTGCCCCTCCACGCGTAAATATTTTTATTGCATATCCAGGGGCAAGTGCACAGGTACTAGTAGAGTCAACACTCATTCCTCTTGAACGAGCTATCAACGGAGTGCCTGGTATGCAATACATTATTTCTGATGCTACCAGTGCAGGTGAAGCAACTATTCAAGTTGTTTTTGAACCTGGTACGGATCCTAATGCAGCGGTTGTCAATGTCAAAACACGAGTGGATCAAGTTATGAACAATCTTCCCCCTTTAGTGCAAAGGGAAGGGATTATCATTTCACCTATTCAGCCCAGCATGCTAATGTATGTCAATTTATACAGCAAAGATCCTAACGCAGATGAAAAATTCCTATATAACTACGCAAATGTTCATGTTATCCCTGAATTACAGCGCATCTACGGTTTGGGTAGAGCACAAATTCTAGGTAGTCGCCAGTATGCTATGCGAATATGGCTCAAGCCTGATAAAATGCGAGCTTACAATGTATCCACTGAAGAAGTAATGAAAGCGTTAAGCGAACAAAGTATTATTGGTAGACCTGGTAGATTAGGACAAAGCTCAGGTAAAAAAGCTCAATCATTGGAATATGTACTTACCTATAAGGGTAGATACAATAAACCTGAAGAGTATCAGAACATTATCATTAGAGCAAATGTAAAAGGCGAGCTGCTGAGATTAAAAGATATTGCAGAGGTAGAGTTAGGAAGTGAGTTTTTCGATATCTATTCAAACAAAGATGGATATCCTTCTGCATCTATTGTAATAAAGCAAAATGTCGGAACAAACGCAAATAAGGTGATTAGTGAGGTTAAGAAAAAATTGAAGGAATTAGAAAAAGATTTTCCCCCAGGCATGGAATACGAAATAAACTATGATGTTTCTGAATTTGTCAATGCATCTATTGACCAAGTATTACACACCTTGTTAGAAGCTTTTGTGTTAGTAGCATTAGTAGTATTACTTTTTTTAGGAGATTGGCGTTCTACCCTAATTCCGATTATTGCTGTACCTATATCTTTAATTGGGGCTTTTATTTTTATGCAAATGTTTGGGTTGAGCATTAACTTGATTACTTTATTTGCTTTGGTGTTAGCCATAGGTATTGTTGTAGATGATGCGATTGTAGTTGTAGAAGCCGTTCATGCTAAAATGGAACAGGAACACATAGGACCCTACAGTGCTGTTAAAAAAGTGTTAAAAGAGATTAGTGGAGCTGTGATTGCGATTACCTTAGTAATGGTTTCTGTTTTTGTACCGATTACTTTTATGAGTGGTCCTGTTGGGGTGTTTTACAAACAGTTTGCTATTACTATGGCAAGTAGTATTGTGTTATCAGGTTTAATTGCGCTTACTCTTACTCCTGTTTTATGTGCAATGATTTTAAGACCTATCCAGCATCAAAATAAAAGAAAAAGCCTTATTCAACGCTTTTTAGATTGGTTTAATCGTACTTTTGATAAAGGTACAGAAAAATATACTCGCTTTTTAGCTTTGATTGTACATCGGAGAGTACTTACCTTTGGTATATTAGGCGGATTTGCTTGGGGTATAGTGCAAGTAAATAAAACTTTACCATCAGGTTTTATTCCTAATGAAGATCAAGGGATGATTTATGCCATTATCCAAACCAGACCAGGTAGTACGTTAGAGCAAACATATCAAGTAGCACAGTCGTTACAAAAAATAGCTAAAAGTATAGAAGGCGTACAATCTGTAACTTCATTAGCGGGATACGAGATCCTAACCGAAGGGCGAGGTTCTAATGCAGGAACTTGCTTAATTAACCTAAAACCTTGGAGTAAAAGAAAGCAATCTGTTCGAGAGATTATTGAGGAATTAGAACGTAAAACAAAAGATTTAGGGGCTATTATAGAGTTTTTTGAACCACCTGCCGTGCCTGGTTATGGCTCATCAGATGGCTTTTCGCTTCGATTATTAGACAAGAATACTACAATTGATTACCAAGAATTTGACAAAATAAACCAAGAGTTCATGAAAGAACTAAGAAAACGTAAAGAAATCACAGGTTTGTTCACTTTTTATGCTGCCAACTACCCGCAGTACGAGCTGATTATCAACAATGATCTAGCCATGCAAAAAGGGGTTTCTATTGGCAAAGCAATGGAAAACTTAGGTATATTGATAGGTAGCACGTATGAACAAGGTTTTATACGTTTTAATACTTTTTTCAAGGTCTATACTCAAGCTGCTCCTGAATATAGACGAATTCCTTCGGATATTTTAGACTTATT is a genomic window containing:
- the iscX gene encoding Fe-S cluster assembly protein IscX; the encoded protein is MSFEPPIYWSDYEDIAMALYERFGDEFNESKIYRIRFTDLYKWVLEIPNFKGEPKDCNEGHLEKIQAAWVYEWRENQKKK
- a CDS encoding transglutaminase-like domain-containing protein, producing MLSEKETKEIQTLLYLLEDPSIADEIEKHLLERKDLLKQYIAHTPDALQNVYLQSILDKLVREEVFTQFSEWLQKGCKDIFEGAMWVTLYMNPHIDTKFYFDCVHKWHQKVLSILPVYPTPIDIVRSINLVLFKKEGFHGATENYQHPDNSYMHRVIDLRRGIPLSLSIIYLSIAHRMRVPIFGVNLPAHFIMIYRDANEEFYINAFNQGVIFHKSEIDAFIQNAQLTPKPEYYNPCTNVDIIKRMLVNLRNSYISMNNIEKLNKLEVFARRFFPEYFISPHADENPEEE
- the accC gene encoding acetyl-CoA carboxylase biotin carboxylase subunit yields the protein MAVKLFNKILIANRGEIALRIIRTCKEMGIATVAVYSTADRDSLHVKFADEAVCIGPPVSKESYLNIPNIIAAAEITNADAIHPGYGFLSENAEFSRICAEHNIKFIGSPPEVIKAMGDKVTAKETMRAAGVPVIPGSDGLLESLSEAKKVAKKIGYPVILKATAGGGGKGMRIVWKEDELADAWDKCRMEASAAFGNDGLYMEKYLEEPRHIEIQVIGDQYGNVSHLSERECSIQRRHQKLLEECPSPYLTPELRKKMGEAAVKGAKYVKYEGAGTIEFLVDKYNNFYFMEMNTRIQVEHPVTEEVFDFDLIKEQILVAAGEKVSGKLYYPPKNRVAIECRINAEDPANDFRPSPGKVTTFHVPGGHGVRVDTHVYAGYVIPPNYDSMIAKLIVSAFTREEAIVKMERALQEFIIDGIKTTIPFHLKLMRDEKFKKGEFSTKFLETFNFKDLN
- a CDS encoding FKBP-type peptidyl-prolyl cis-trans isomerase, whose translation is MTWLCGIGILLSCNPKKSEKVQKQKDTLPKENSKVSHNHYKIDFDTTKAQRTPSGIIYVITREGTKPAQKGKKAYIHYTGRFLDNQIIHTSQGKEPFWFRLGAKPSVVIPGIEEAVMLLKEGGKGNFLIPAQLCYGKEGYDIIPPNTPLYYEIELVKLQ
- the gap gene encoding type I glyceraldehyde-3-phosphate dehydrogenase, translating into MSTINVGINGFGRIGRLVFRALLTKPNINVVAINDLTDTKTLAHLLKYDSVHGRFNGVINIEPDAIIVNGKKILVSAQKDPSQLKWNEKGVDIVVESTGLFTSREKASLHLQAGAKKVIISAPATGEVDATVVLGVNDSVLTPNMQIISNASCTTNCLAPMAKVLHDTFGIERGYMTTIHAYTQDQTLQDAPHKDLRRARAAALSIIPTTTGAAKAVGLVLPELNGKLDGVAMRVPVPDGSLTDLTAVLKRPATKEEINAAMKQAAETTMKGILEYSEDPLVSADIVGNPHSCIFDAQSTAVMGNLVKVVGWYDNEWGYSNRVADLIVKISQMS
- a CDS encoding zinc-binding dehydrogenase: MKAAVLRGVHQPVQIEEVPIPEIQSHEVLIEVKSAALNHRDVWIQKGQYAGLKFPIILGSDGAGIVSQVGNEVKNCNKGQSVIINPSWYWGDNPKVQSKAYRILGLPDNGTFAEFVKVPSEFVYPKPTHLSFSQAAAYPLAGLTAYRATITRANVQPTENVLVTGIGGGVAFFAMQFAVSKGANVFVTSSNDEKIEKAKQYGAKGGFNYTDSNWEKSALQLTGGFDAIIDGAAGEGFNKLIEVCKPGGRIVFYGGTTGNINNILPAKVFWKQLTIMGSTMGNTQEFEAMLEMINTHQLTPLISHEFSLYQIQEAFDLMKKGGQFGKIVINM
- a CDS encoding YifB family Mg chelatase-like AAA ATPase; this translates as MLVKVFSSAIYGIHAYTITVEVNVGGGFGYAMVGLPDNAVKESKERIFTALKNNQLEIPKHKIVINLAPADIRKEGSAYDLPIAIGILAASGQVEVQNLESTLILGELSLDGSLQPIKGALPIAIEARKKGFKRIILPEVNAGEAAIVNDVTVYGIQNLRQAVDLLNGKAAVEPVVFDTRALFEQAQEEYDVDFADVKGQENIKRAMEVAAAGGHNIILIGAPGAGKTMLAKRLPTILPPLSLQEALETTKIHSVAGKLNHKKGLVAIRPFRSPHHTISDVALVGGGAFPQPGEISLAHNGVLFLDELPEFKRTVLEVMRQPLEERCVTISRSKFTVEFPASFMLVAAMNPCPCGYYNHPEKECVCAPGQVQKYMSKISGPLLDRIDIHIEVTPVPFKDLASKVKPESSQSIRERVVKARKIQQERFKNMPGIYCNAQMHSALVRKICCIDETSENLLKTAMQKLGLSARAYDRILKVSRTIADLEGSSDIKPQHVAEAIQYRSLDRENWGT
- a CDS encoding efflux RND transporter periplasmic adaptor subunit, which encodes MKTNFLILITGVTLIIFQSCRHKEHKNEALVKCVATYPVVKDTVIEHPYVCQIQAVQHIEIRALEKGYLQNIYVDEGQFIKKGTLMFQIMPALYQAETQKAQAEVNFATIEYQNTKRLADSGIVSKNELALAKAKLDKAKAELELAKTHLSFTEIKAPFDGIMDRFHVRLGSLVEEGELLTTLSDNSKMWAYFNVPEAEYLNYITSRKQNKEPVKVRLKMANNELFDQEGIIETIEADFNTETGNIAFRAGFSNPNRILRHGETGMILMPVQIKNALLIPQKAVFEILDKKYVYTVDEQGIVHSKLISISAEMPHVYVVSKGLTERDRVIVQGIRKVKNNQKVQCEMQDFYSIIKNLNELHAE